The Primulina tabacum isolate GXHZ01 chromosome 1, ASM2559414v2, whole genome shotgun sequence genome contains the following window.
GAGGCTGTCCTGCAATTCATACCCATTTGCTCTGTTTATGAGTTTTTTTATTTGCATTTGAATCAAATTTAAAGCTAGTACGACAAAATGTAGCAGGGTACGAGTAAACATGCAAAAGGTGAAGATTTTAATGTGAACTggggaagtataattttttGCATTTGTATCGTGAAGCAGAAGCTGGAGTCATAAACAAatattgattctttataaaaaTTTACTTGATTAatggattttatttaatttttggatTAATTTGGTTACTCTATCTTTTGTATTCTGCACGTTATTTTAATATGCTCGAGATTTATGCAAATTTATTTGCTTTTATGTATTTTGAAACACAATGCAGTGTGTGTACTCACAGTAATTTCTCATGGTATTCTTAAAAAAAGAGTGCTTTGGTATTCTCTTGTTGAtttatcaatttgaaattcatgataGATGTTATTATGATCAGGTAAACCTTTTGTAAAAATGGCTTATATATCTGTTTCATATTTCCTCCAACTAACTACTTTGTACATTTTTTATATTCGAgggaaaataattttagtgtTTGAATGAATTCCATCTTTAATCCTTGGCTTCCAGTATATACTTAATGTGTTTATCTCGTCATTACTTATTATGATGACTTTTCTAGTCATTACTTATCATGATGACATTGGCATAAATTTCAGGCCTCTGCCAAGCCGGAGCAACAGGCAAAAAAACCTGCTGCTGCCGAAGATGAGGGCATGGATCCAACGGTATGCCtagtatattattttaattttttagttGTGTTCTTTTGCGTTTTTGTCTGTCTCGTGTTACCTATATGGTGTTGGAATGGGAATTATTTTGGCTGTATACCGAGATGATCTTGACTGTTTCACTGAATGCAATGTTTGAACTCTTGcagcaatattttgaaaatggACTGAGGTTTCTAATTCTTGCTGCTCAGAAGGAAAGTGGAAGCTATCCGTATCCTCACAAATTTGAAGCTAAATAGACTATCCCTGAGTATGTAAAGAGATATGAAAGTTTAAATAGCGGAGATCATCTTGAGGATGTTGAAGAAAAATAGCTGGTACTAGATATTCTGTATGTGATTTATTCCGAGTGCTATAATGGTGTGTTACTTTTGATTGATGTTATAGATGTTTCATTTGGAAGGGCGGCTTATGAACAAGGGTTCATCATCATCAAagctgttcttttatgatttgcATGGTGATGGGGCTAAAGTTCAAGTTATGGCTGATGCAAGGTAGTAATTGACAACACTTCCATAGCTGATGCTTTTTTAAATATGCTGTCACGCTGTGAGAgagtttatttatttcattgccACTTTTAGGCCTTGAAATTAAGgtttttgttgttttgtatGGCATACGATGACTGTACTGAGGATAATTAAGTTGTCAACTATTTGTTTCCCGTGGGTGTGATGTGGTCACTGTTATTTTAGGCAGTGTGTATGACATTTATTGGTATGGTTGTATAGTCCCTTGTCAAGTGATTAAATATCTTGGTTTCACATGCACTTTTCCGGTTTCTTCGTGTAATTTTCCCTATCTCAGAAATCTACTCTAGTGGTACTTAAGTATAAGGGGAGAGCTGAGTATTATTCCAAAAACATTTGTTGTTTTATCTCATTGTCTACATACGATGCCATGACCAGGAATTGGTCCTGGTTATGACAATGCTAAGGCGACATTGGTTTTTTTTATCAGCTGACTGATTACATACATCAGTAATGTGTCAGTAGTGTGTCGCTTCACAGATGTTGAATATTCTACTCTGGACAGATGACTGATATTTGGGTCCCAGAGAGTGGTAGAAATCTTGAGGCCTATACATTGAAAGATCAGCTATCGAAGATACCCATCGAGTTTTTGGACATTCTTATAGTTGGTGTTTTTAAAGTTAACCAACGTATGCACAAAATCATACATGCCTCAGAATCCAGAAACTAAAAATTTGGAATCCAACTAATGCACCACTGGTCTGATGGGTATATGCATCATATACTTGCTTATTGGAGCAGGAGTCTCTGGTAGACAAGTTAGTGTATAATATGGATGATGAACCACTAGATAGTTCTATAATATAAACAATGCTTATTTCTCCATGGCAGAGCCACAATTCTCTGGGCTATGATTATAACTTGATTTTCCTGTCATCACTTCATAGGACTTACTCTATGACTTATATTTTAGTAAAACCATTTTTTATATCTTTTAATCATCCTTTTTCATGTTCTTAACCACAGAGCATTCCATCTAAAAGTGGCACATAGACAAACGATGATTCACAATGAACTTTGAGATTGTTATTTGAATACTTATAGTCCAAACAATGTATCAAGTTGATATCTTTCGTGATATGGAGCAGCTAActactatttatttattatttattattttcatgcTTCATGGTAAGATTAATGGAAAGAAAATGTTTCTGAACCAAGCACCAGTACTTGAACATTTCTTTAATTGCTTAGTGGGTACACTAGATTCTATATTTTTTAAGTTTCTATTACACCTTATATTTTCACATCTCTACACATGTTGTAGTCTCTTTTCTATGCGTCCATCCAGTGATTTCTGCGAgtaattttaaatgcatttgatTGTATGTGCCCTACGTGAAATCTGTTTATGATTAGTGGAAAATTTCATACTAGGAAACTCAGTACAGGCAGCTTTATTTGGATTTGATGTTAAACATGGAGGTTCTGGAAATATTTAAGACCAGGTCAAAAGTTATTTCCTACATCAGAAGTTTTCTTGATAAACTAGATTTTTCTGGAGGTAAGTCAGCCCAGTGTTGCCTTTAGTCTAAAATGATGTTTTATCACTAGCCCAGACCTGGCTATACGCTTTAACTCAAATTATTCTTGCCTGCTTTTTAATGTTCTTGTTTTAAGGTTGAAACATCCATGATGAACATGACTGCTGGGGGAGCTGCTGCCCAGCCATTCGTGGTCACAATGATTTTAACGTGAAACTATATATGCGTATTGCACCTGAACTATATCTCAAGGAGTTGTTGTCGGTGGCTTAGACTGCTTACATGAAATTGGTAAACAATTTAGGAACGAGGGACAAGAACAGGCAAGACAATTCTAAGTTTTGTGAAAGTGATCACTGTAATACATTTGTTTTCTATTATGATTACCCtgtccacaaaatttttgtgatataaataaataatttttggtGATCCCATCTCttttttacatattttatttgaaagtcCTTGTGCAAGCAGTCCATGTTACGGGATTCCAGATGATAGAAGAATGAAATTTGCCATTCCTTCTTCTAGAAACCTGGAAACACATTTATTTTTTCTACTGTCATAAATTATCTATCTGGGTTCCTCCTCCATATGCTTACACTACGATCTGTCAAATAAAGACGTATAGCttactattatatatataattaattttgactTTGCTCAATGGCTTTTTAAATTTAGTCAAGAttcaaaattatgaaaaattttgtGCATGATTCAACTAGATTTATCACGAAAAACTTATAAGTCGTTACTTTAATAATTGGATGAAAGAAAGACACAAAaaggaagaaaagaaaaaggagaCAGAGCAAAATCTAGCCTTGGGATTTagaatattttgtatttaagaatgTTGGGTATATTTTCTTTTCTCTCCCCCTCACCAAGGGTTCTCGTACTCAGGGTCCCTGCCGTGTACGAGAACCCTCGAGAGCTTGACGAATACATAAAGCCAACCTGAGATGAAGAGACTCTTACTACCACCACTCTCGTGTACCATAGCATAGACAAGGACCTGTTTTTTTGTATAAATCTAAAAATATactccctctccctctccctctccctctccctctccctctcccgCTCCGCCTGGTTTAAAACAACTAATCTCAAGACACATTCGATTATCTCCTATCTTATAGTACTGCCAGAGAAAAGCAAATTATTCATCACATTTCTCATTGCCACAACCACACCAAGGTACAAAACACAACACAGAACACCAAAGCTATTACACAGCTCATAATAGCATAACAAATCACCATATATAGAGCATACAACCTAGTACGTACATCACAGCGGGACAGGATTTTGCCAGAGGGATAGCCAAATACTTCGGTTTGCATCTGGGAAATGGTGTGCGGCATATTTTGGACACTTTTTTCGCACCAGGGGACTTGATAAACTTCTGGAGGTTGGGATTCTTCATGTACTGGCAGAGGCAAGGCCTCTGTTCCTTTATCTTGGCACAGCATAGGCGGCTTGGAGATGCGGAAGATGCGATTTCACTTGCGCACGGGCTGAGCTGCAGGGGGTTGCAAGTCACTGCACTTGTGACCTCAACTCTTCCAAGCAGTAGAGCAAGTACAGCTGCACAGACTGCAAGATATGTTGCTTTGGTTTTCATGACTGGAAACTTTTGTGTGGGGGTGAGGGATGGGAGATCTGTGGGAAAACATTTGGGTTGCACCTTAATTTATAGACGTTCGATGTGGTAAAATTTATGCAAATTtacttgatttttaataaaatttaattttgaaaaaaatatatttaatctaaTACTATTGTTAAATGGAAACAAAAGGAATTATGGTTGCGCACATACCTCCGTTCTGTGTTATTTGACTTAATGCTGCCACTAGTGGAATCATGACTCAAgctatattaataatattttttgaccTATTTTCGGTTATATATCAACGTGGAGAATCATGAGGTGCAGTATCATTTTCTCAAGACCCTCATCATACAATTCTAatgggattttattttattttaaaaaataaaaatatctgtTATTTTCCAAAGGAACATTTTTCCAATCTTGGCTTGCTTCcctcattttataaatttattatcaCATTGAGAAATTCAGAACCAACAAGGAACAAAATCATTTGACATACTGACGACTTTTCCTTTTTCATTACAGTCTTGTCCTATTTCATTCAACTCTAAATTTGCTTTGCTCCTTTGGTGTATGCTACCTAGCTCTTAGATTGAATGTGCCGATATACGTATCGTGTACGTGGAGCTGTACTGATATATTTAAACTTGCTGAATCTACATATCTAAAACAAACTATCAAGAGGAGAAGACAGTAACTCCACCGGCTGGAAGCTAGGACTTGAGGAGGAGGCCAGAGGGCCACCGAATCCATCAAAAAGTACTGGTCCTTGGATAGGGATCGCCGGCCATTGAATTAGTTGTAGCAGGAATTCAGAGTCGAGCATGCTCCGTGTTACTGAAGAAAACAGCCCATCGCTATTATAGGATAGCCCTGGATGAGTCGAGGGATTAATACCAGGAATGATACTGCAGCCGGAATTTGCCATTAACATTGAATCGGTTGAGTGATCCCAAGCAGTCTCCCTGACTGGAATTAGTAATCCATCCATCATCATCTGCTGATAACCGAGAACGGCCTTTTGAAGTTGAAGGGTTTTGATGTATTCAATGGCCTTATCCAGAACTGAAGCGGCACTCATCTATTTATACACAAAACCCACAATATTTCCAATCAATTACTGGCTAACAAAtcttttatataaattttgttcGTCAGGGCACGGACTTTGAAAAAGAAGATTagctatattttaaatttaagaatgtcaaattttctatttttgtaAAAACGATAATGATTTCAATACAGTAACATATCAGCTTGGTCCGCCCCTGTTCTTGACTTACGCtaccataattaaaatattgcacATGCCAGCTTACTGACTTTGTATGAGGAGCCGGGTAGTAATTCTTGAAGGGTTTTCATTCTCTCAGCAATTCGGCTCCTCCGTTTCTGTTCAATTGATCAGGAGAAATTTGATTAGTACTTTTCAGTGATATATAGGTTGATGTAAAAATATTGTGTTCGAAGTTTATTACAAAATGGAATGTATAATATAAAGTGAATAAAATATGATGTAGAAAACTTTATTCTTCTTTAAATTTACTCGTTATAGCAAAATATAAAACTACTTTACTCTCAAAACTAATTAAAACTAACTATTACATATCCAAACTAACCCAATTAAAACTGTAATTTGAATggcttgaacatacataatcatattGACAATCTACGAtaatttggcaaaaacttgtgtaagacggtctcaccgGTCGTATGTTGTGAGAAAGAccttttatttgggttatccatgaaaaaatattactttttatactaagagtattactttttattgtgaatatcggtaggattgacccgtctcgtgagaccgtctcacaagaggcTTACTCCTATAATTTTAGTTTAGTAAGCTGGCAACTTAGCTAGCTCAATTAAAGTAATTTGAAACCCTTAGGTTTTGTTCTGAGAGATGAATTTTAAAACCATAGATTTCGATTATAGTTTTATTGTTTACAATGAAATGATAtgtcaaattttaaatataaatattacttatttacatattaccaagacaaaatataatatatttcgaATGACACTATTATTAAgtgaatttaaaattcatcataATTCAGATGAATATATTAATACTATAAAAATATATGaggaatgaatttgaaattaattttttgtttctctagatatatttaaaataaataaatttgaaatctatcgATCTAAACGCAAACTTATACTGACCAGAGCTTTGAACTCGACTGTAATTGAAAGAAACccacatatatatatgttaatttGAAGACGTAATGATTTTTGTTTAGTTTTAAGAATTTGGTAGTTAAATTTAGAAGCATATATGTCAAACATTCCTTCCTTCGGGGTCCATTAAAATGACGCATGAAAAAATTGAATCCTATgacaaaatattaattaaagcaGCACGTGTCGAAAAACGAACCGTCAATTCTTTAAAGCTCACCCTTTCACACGTGCTACGCTTTTCCAGTTCTTTGCCCTTTCTCTTCTTGTTTCTGGCTTCTCCATATTCCGCCATCGCTGGGGAACCAATGGCGACTTCTTCTGCAGGTGTAAAATGCAGGTGCGAATTTGAATGCTTTCCCATCTGGGTTTCTTCTAAGCTCATGTAAAGCGTCGAATGTGGCGGTGGAGGTGGTTGATTCCATGATAAACCCTGCAATGGAGGTAAACTTGAAGTAGAATCAAAGTCCAAACAACTGCGATGATTCATTTTCGTGGAGAGAGAGAGGTGAAGAGATCGATGGTTTGATTTGGGCATCTGATTCTCACATCGACACTTTTCATGCATGCATTTGCAAACTCTCGAATTTGTATATGCGAGTATATATAGAAAATGGCTGCCTAGGTTTTCATGATTACCGACTTGGGAAAAAGCGTGATAGGCCTCCACGTGGCATTTTGGTTTGcatgagaaattttttttttggaagttTGTTTAGTTAACCATCCCAAATAATACACGTATTCATAGTAAGCCTAATTATTTGAATTTGGATAACCTTTTCTTTTAAAGACGAAACGTACAAAACcatcaatttttaaaaaattttctgGTGATATCCGGGGAGAGCTTGGGTCATCGGATTATTTTGAGACTCGAGCTGAGGATGGATCGGAAAAGTTAGGGAAGCCAACCAACCCTCGTCCAAGGGAAGGAAGTGTTTTTTTATAAACCATCATTGGGTTTGCGAGATTTGGGAAACTGATCAGACCAGCACATGATTAGGTGAACCCGAGCTCTCATCTTCGCCTAGGCAGTGCAATAGGACTTAGGATATCAGGGGTCATGTCTTCGTTCTTACATCACGATCATCCGCCCGAGCATATCGATAAATGTGTCGATTTCGCGTCCATAGATATGAGATCCATGCTTCGAAATAATTGGCATGACATTCAGTGCACGTAAGAATGATGTGACTAGACTAGACACAATATGGGATGTCAGCTGTGTCAGTGTCAGGAGACAGAGCATGGGCAGCCAGCCATCTTGCCATAATTAGCGACCGAGCACcaaaaacaaaatcatcaatACATTTTCCCCTATAAATACTCAGGtttatttgatccaaaaataggGTATTAAGTTAACATTTAATGTACGAGTATTCAATATACATTTTCTATATTGTATTTTTCCTTGCGAAAAACACTTGAACAACTTGAACGTCAGAAGTGATCACGTTAAAAAAACTTTCCGACACCCTACTAACATTCTGTACTCCGAAAGTGTACACATTATTCAGCTCAGGTCGACATCATTTTCCATTTTGGAACAAAACACACAAAGAAAAGGTTTTCCCTATGCAGTAATTGTtagatatatttataaaaaaaaaaatgagcaCTTGACACACCAGTGCATGGGGGTGTTACTTGTCAACAGGGAAAAGCATATGTATTGTTTCATATGAATTAAATCGTCATCTCAATTTTCTGACTCCGTGTGCACAGGTTATTGGAGAGCACAAAAGTTGGCAGTTAACTCATCCATTGGAGTGAATGCTCGTGTCTATCCGTGATGATTGGTCACTATTCTGTGCGTATAATACGTCATGCGATACATAATCGCAAGCAAGAGCTGTACTTGTCCAATACATAGAATCTTGGATGTCACATCTGTATTCCAGTGTGTGGTACTACGTACGCGTGAGAAATATCATCTTtatgatataattttttattttatcccATATATATCCCCTTAGTTTAAAACGGATCAATAACATCAAATTACTGTTTTGATTCAAAGAATAAATCGATCGAAggaataatattttattcaacCTTTCAGAATATTTAAGCAACTCAACTGTGTTGCCTCCCGATGTATTCACGCTCTCATTCTAAAATTTTGTGAGAAGATTGGTATGTGATTATATATGAGGTGATCCGTTCAGGTCGATACTCGATTTGTCGGGTGGTGTGTGTTTTGATACTTGAATCTAACCCGATTTTTAGGCTACCCAATGAATTGTGTTCGACTAGGGTATTTCGATTTTGTAGGTATGAGTTTAAATCTTAACATATTTTTCACTAAACTAAAATTTCAatgtatttttttccttttgagttgattttttaacatatttaaaCTAAAATAGTAATGTCATGATATTTactaatttttcatgaatttcttagcttgataattttttttttttgccaaaaATTTTCACGCCTTTTGCAAGATTGTAAAATCGCACTTTaaatttatgaatatttttaacacaaaaataaaataatgtgtTTTGTTGTTAATATTTCTAGGAGGAATCTCTATTTAATCATATCTGTCAAATTCAAAGACGAATATACTTTTTTGAAAGCTAAGTAAAGAATCCAAAATGGTCCTATTTCCATAAGTATGAAATtagaaaatatcatatataatgTCTAAATTTATGAATGTTAAAGTTTCTGTTTAAATTTAGTACACATATTTAAATATCTTGCAACTCAAAGTCACTAATGAGTCAATCTAACATCAAGaccaataaaaaaattagtttttaatCTTACTTGGTACATGATCAGGTTATTCGGGTAGCATTATATTATTCGAAACCTGACCCGATTCAGAATATTCTGGTTTGTGTTTTACTCGAACCCCCACTAAATATCCGAACTACCCGATTATTTTCACCTTGATCGGGGTCGGATCAGAATCCCACTACCCGACGACCCGGTTGCTCATCCTATTGATGGCCAGCCTACACATCAATTGTTCTTTATATAAAGAACTCGTAGAGAAATTTGCGCGGGATCATTAGACCATCTCCAATCATGGCACCACATTGGCACCACATTGGTGCCACACCATTGTGGTGCCATGATTTTTCACTCCAATCCAGCACCAAAACTGGCGCTGGATTGGAGCAGCTCTACAAGCTGCTCCACATGTGGCgcaacaattttttatttatttattttttttagtttttaatttgattaatttaatataagtgtttaatatataaattataaattttaatatataaattataatatttaattatattatattatcaaattataaataattaacataaaacagaaatattaatattgaaaaaaaaaagaatattcttggaatattCTATTGTAGTGTAAAATGTAGTGCAATGTGGTTGGAGATTATTTTAGTGTAACACCAATGTAGTGCAGAATGTAGTGCAGTGGATTGGAGATGGTCCTTAGGGATTTTGAATTTCAAAAAATGGATAATACAATCTTTCAATATCCgtgattatcataatcacttatctagattttaataattagatatccatcaaatcacaatcatattcaTCAATATATCGCTGataaaatttgaaatccaaaataaactgataaaatcTCTTTACGTACGAAGTTGCAATCTTATCCTCCCCGCACACTATATGGAATATAGTGATGTTATATATGTAAATaagtaatatttatatttaagatttcacatatcattttattataaacaataaaactatAATCGAAATCTATGgatttaaaattcatttcttaaaACAAAAACCTAAGGGTTTCAAACTTTAATTGAGCTAGCCAAGTTGCCAGCTTACTAAACTAAAATTATAAGAGTATGtatcttgtaagacggtcttacgaatctttatttgttagacgggtcaatcctatcgatattcacaataaaaagtaatatttttagcataaaaagtaatattttttcatggatgacccaaataagagatctgtctcacaaaatacgacccgtgagaccgtctcacacaagtttttgtcttaattaaatgttttataatataaatttatagtttttgttttattaaatggttaaatattatatgttttataaaaaatagtataaaatataagttgttgtgtaattgtaagtttttattttttctacaggttcgataaaaccaTAATAACATTGACTTTGCAAATgcgattaagatgattcttgtaCATGTATAAAGTTGATTTTAATATCTATAATATTGGTGGCAatcatgagataaaaatcttctcacaattgatatcaaattaagcaacaaataaagttacctaAATAGTGGTAGTTTTACCATGCTAGAGCATTTTGATCATATCTTTCAAATTACTCAGTCAAATAGTAACAAAAAATATCACAATTCAaataactcaattatctacatgttttgttttatgttgaAAAGCAAAATCAGATcgaaaaattttcaaaaatgatgtgtatgatgacataatttcttggaacaccgatgaagacttatgtgtacaaaataatattttatttgtggttgtctcctcaaatttggctataaatagatgtgcattgtaatgtattgagatattactcattctatgaacaaacctttgaattcataatatttctctctttatttttcttttatttcttcatttaaatataattagcatgttaatttcatattcaaagttttacaacttcccaaagttgagatgaaaatgtgaaacacttggtatgataataaggttattaaaatatttaatcattatttattgtttatgttatatttatttttttaagcattattatactttacttataagtgagagttttgatttattgttgctatatgttacactaaattgttggaataattaaatgtttgtttggtattatcaactatttaaagtggatgtcttgatttattatatatgaatatatcataatattaatttcttggtatcatttaaatgtttgtatggttttatcaaccatttaaagtgagaaCATTGATTtaatgtttacaaatatatatatatagtacaacAAATACTTGATAACATTTATaatttttggtatatattatataattataagatAATATAAAcgtaatataaatatgattatttaatatattgacaTCATTTTactaagtggatttcaataatgtttattaatgttaactttattaaaataccaaaagTGGATCatctaatctcaactacttaaattaaaatttgaacaattaaaaattatcaattaaagattcaaacaattaaaaaaaaacaaaacaaaaggacATTTTAGTGGATTTGTAATTACCTCAACtttcctgtggatacgatattcggactcaccgtaTTATACTACTTGTGTACAACATGCTCTTGGAAAtacaacaatcaaagtcgcaccAAGCACCTGCCGACTTCTTTGAGTCCAATCATAAATTGAAATTGAGTTGAATGTATGAAAATGGTGGATTCCTTGTTGAGCATttgtatatttcaattattattttttatagttgttttgattgtcttacaattttttatctgttAAACGAATCAATTAtgtccatatttacaataataactaatatttttcatagataatccaaataagagatcaacATCACAAAATTAACTTGTGTGATCgtctcataattttttttttgtgtatcATATATACACAAcccaaaaatatatacaaatctCTCATGTCAAAGGATAAAAAGAATTTGTGAAAATATATATTGACAATAACATTTATATACACCATTTAATCAGTGCATGTACTACTTACATTACATCTACT
Protein-coding sequences here:
- the LOC142554492 gene encoding lysine--tRNA ligase, cytoplasmic-like, which produces MQKASAKPEQQAKKPAAAEDEGMDPTMFHLEGRLMNKGSSSSKLFFYDLHGDGAKVQVMADARQLYLDLMLNMEVLEIFKTRSKVISYIRSFLDKLDFSGG